The Hermetia illucens chromosome 2, iHerIll2.2.curated.20191125, whole genome shotgun sequence genomic interval tgttccaagagtttcaacGAATTTCCCGATGCCACCCTTGCGGCGTTCCACACGCAGAAGAGCGCCGGATTAATGCACCTCTCCTTGTAGAGTCAACTAAGAACGTTGGCGTGAATgcgatgtttaaaactacgcgCCACAATTTCGAGGACCCCTTTACCTTTATGTCATAATATTCTAGGATCATCTGAGAGTTCCCTACGGTTACGTTTTCAACCTTTCGCCTGGTCCTAGTCCTATGTAAACACGTTCCTATTGAAGAAGGTGCTCATTCCTTCGGATGGTGTTACTACTTTCTCAGGTCTCGTTTTATCTTTTGGCGTCGCTGGCGAAGAGAGAGAGGCGGAAGTGACTAGAcatttatgcatattttactTCTAATTCAGAAATTATGCAagttcttggtttttcgcaagagagGACTGTGAATCTGCTCCAAAATACTTAAAGTTCTCGAACGACTCTTAGAATTGAACCTTGCAATTATTGCAAACACAGTTTTTACACAGTAGAAATTTAACAGAGGCGTCTTAGTGCTAGCCATTGGTTTAATTAATGATTGAAATCCTTCTCTATGATTACAATTTCGATATCTTCCATATCAACGACTTTTTCTcctaatttaggaactatggtcctacgCCATTCTACCTAGTAATTTGCTACACAGTCTATCAGTATCAGGCCTGTAACCGCACACAAGCTTAGCACTCCATCTCATACCCATGTTCGCAACGATAAGATTTCTAATGATTTTCTGATCCGCCCGaggtttcctccttcttgagCTCGGGTTTATGTTTCTTTTGGGAATTCCTCTCTTATAGAAATCACTATTGCTGCCTGTTTCTTCGGAACAGCCTAAACCTTTACtaaggtctatcctgagcctttttGAGGGCCTCTTGTGCCTTTCCTGCACTTTTCTTTAAATAGCACGGATGCCATGTTGGCCCTGTTCTACCCGGGTATGTTTTTTTTCTGAAGTGTGATATGCTAACCTCAGATATCCTTTTGCAACCGATGCATGAATTCGCAGACCGAATCGGATCCCGCttgtttgttgttgattttatcGTTGTCTTTATTATTGATTCAGGTAAGGGTAAGGGAACTAAGTACTCCTTCGTGGTATAGCCCCCAGTTGCACAGTAAGGTCAGATTTACTCACACATTAGTGAGGCCCCGTTTGAATAGTTTCAATTACCCCCGAGTACAAATTATCCATTAAAAACGGATTTCATAACACATCTAGTTATGCAGGTTACGCAATTCTCCAGTCTAGATTTATAGCGTTTTTctttaatagtagggtcacctcattTAGTATGTGCTTATCACCACGCACTGGCAGGATGCTCAGCTTCTGTTGAAACCGATGTTGAGCGATAAGTTGGGAACACTATTCCGCATTAACCTATCCTCCAATTAACCGTTTGACCCCTTCATGTCAGATACAAGCGACGTCAAATGCTTCCCTAAACTTGATCATTGTCCCCCGCAActttttgagccggattttatacacaaccaaaatgtcatggtatagctcatttctgcgttatgtatgctacaaaatcgtccatcttcatgtaggagtcaacaattttttgatgaattcttctctcgaacgcggctaatagttcgcaatttttctggctAAAAACACaaatctccaaggaatacatgaagactggcaggatcatcgtcttgtacagggccagattaaaaagaatgcatgataggacatccccttgttttagatcgttggtgatattgaatggtctcgagagttgatcctgctgcttttatgtgagTTCATAGGCCTGTTGGTTCTTGCAGGCTTCCTTCTTTCAtcagtgaagtcgcttctcggcTCAAggaagttcgtgataggtctctgagCTGGCCCGCGTTCTTTCGGAGTGGAACGTTGCCCGCTATGAAGCATTCTTTTCTCTGCTACttgacattcatcgtcaagccagccGTTCCCACTTTTTCGTGACTGGGGCTAGGTATGTTTATGGTCGTATCAATCGTTTGAAGATtagttgtgaagattatttatcgatgtttcatctccagggccTGTGTTAACTGCAGTAATTACGGCAACTATTTCCCCGCTATAGATATTACGGAAGTGTTTACTATCACCTGGTTGTCAGGGAcacccaacaaccatttcgtgcgacaccgctagttgaataatccgcagtgcgAGTTCTcgtctgaatatgggctccgtcatGCATAGGTACGTATCTTTAGAAAATCAAATTGCGCTCCTTAGAAATCAGTCTCAGTAGGAAGAAGAAATATAATTTATGGTCTTGGCCTTGTAATTATGGGATTAAGGTAGTACATCTTCGTTTCTTAGGATGGAAGTGTGTTGTCAAATACTATGTTGCTAATTTGGGAAAGAAATTGGCAAAGACTGGAGTCACTACTGTTATAGTGTtttatcaacggcacaacaaccggtatcccgggtttgcgccgagggccaccaattcgatatccctaaaagctgtctggcgcactgacctacgccatcgctccatctctggcagggtctgcctcgtcctctttttctaccatagatattgcccttatagaatcgtttatcctcatgtaggggccaaaaattcttcggagtattcttctctcgaacgcagccaagagttcgcaatttttcttgctaagaatcctagtctccgaggaatacatgaggactggcaagatcattttcttgcacagtaagagctttgaccctatgttgagacgtttcgagcgaaacagtttttgtaagctgaaaaaagatccgttggctgacaacaaccgtgcgcggatttcatcatcgtagctgttatcggttgtgattttcgaccctagatagaagaaattattaacggtctcgaagttgtattcattattcttcccgtttgaccagtgcggtttgatgctgttggttggttggttttcggtgctgacgctgccatcatgtactttgtcttgctttcattcatgtgcagcccaagatctcgcgcccatcaccgcctactcgatctggaagaaggcagtttgtacatcttgggtcgttcttcccatgatgtcgatatcgtcagcatagaccagccgttgggtggacttaaagaccgttgttgatgttgaatagtcttgagagtgaccttactgcttttatctagcctttTATCTAGCTTTGTTGCTTTTGTccacccattgctccaatatgcccattctgtcggaagtcagatttccctctttgtctcggctggatgaacatcgaggtgtataagacttcatcctgctgatttgttggtaaaacttccgcgcctggtgcggtttctctctgtacttttcaagttcacagacttattggttctcccaggcttcctttttccgtctgtgaagtcgcttctccgctccacgGGGTTCCTGATAAGTTTCTGTGCGTACCCGCATTCTTTtaaaatgcaacattagtcggtatacaacatttttccgttccgtagcaAACTTACATTCATTGGCatatcagccgttccgactacttttgcggctggggccaagtatgttcgtagccgtatccatgataacgttcttcaggtggttgtgaaaatcattggctgatatttcatctccaggacctctgttgactgcagttattgcggcatccatttccctcttataggtgtcgcagagaGCCTTGCTgtgtatggcttcagtgttaactctcacctgattgtcaaaggggactCTGCGTgtgctgttattcgagctcggagcaccatgccaacgagatagtgatccgagtctatattggcccccctatatgttctgacattcatcaaggctgagaggtggcggtattcgatcaacacgtggtcaatttgattgaaatttgccccgtctggagaggtctatgtatgtttgttgaccgcttttagcgcaaaccaggtgcttccaacaaccatttcgtgtgacactgttaattgaataatccagtatgatttgtacagggtgcggcagcataacttccttttttcaaaactcaataaaaactattgtatgcatcggaaaatatttatttattttttataatgtaggtacatgtctaaagtttttatttacattgtttggaagatcaaatctgttaggtgacgtcccccattctccatacattgcgtaaaccgatttctggcgtttgtcatgactcttgttagcatagcaggtgttatgttggcaatttcttcttggatgttggtcttcaaatcttgtagggttcttggacggttcacataaacacgggatttcaaaaaaacccatagaaaaaaatcacaaggggacagatcgggaaagcttgccggccattccaaatcgcctctaattgagataaggcgctctggaaagtgttccctcaaaacagccatcgatgctcttgaagtgtgtgctgttgcaccgtcttgttggaaccaagtgtcccccaaatccaaattttctagccgtgggaaaaaacaaTTCTGTagtatgtttacataccggtccgaattcactgtcactgtaagctcattttcctcaaaaaaccagggaccaataattccagctgaggaaattgtacaccacactgtgactttgggtgaatgcaaaggcttttgatgcaattctcgagggttggtgtcagcccagtagcgcatgtttgtttgttaaccgaaatgcatgctgtgttgcaataaccgaacatccgcttgaaaagtaaacctcaacggcaaaggcacgctcctcactattccaacgcatgatggcgactgaaccgtatcgtgacaaaactttacaatatcccctcttgaacgagaccactagcgctccgctatgacatcaactaactgagtggcgcgcattttaaaaaaggaagttatgctgccgcaccctgtattttggtgtaagctatgggaaccaacgtatcgcctgaataagggctccttcgtcacttggctgttaaaatctccaagcatgattttgatattatgtcTGTGACAAGCTTCGAAGGTTCATTCTACGGattcgtagaaggcatccttctccgactctgcagtctccactGTAGgggcgttaatgaggcttatatttctaaactttcctcgcatgcgcagagtgcatagccattggCTTGTAATTTCAAAgccgacaacagcaggtttcaatttGTGGCTGACTAAgatacctactccgagcacatggtttactggatggccattataatatatggtgtaatgactCTTGTCCAGGAAACAAGTCcatatccaacgcatctcctgtaacgttgttacatcagccctatattggggcagggtatcggctagctgctcagcaacttcatctctgtacagggagcgcactttccatgagaaaatgcgcaaaacgttattcagttgtcattgccgggttcgtcgttgtttaataggtccagtccgaggctcctgttgtggcttcgtaacaatttgttttccatatagggttatcagccctacccaacccccaacctggaggagcatTTGATGCAatctgtcccgtttttaggcgcgggagactcgccttcatccttctccatctgcagcttttcattaagaaagagctcccagcagtcaccacgtggaggcggagataaggtttggtagtagagctgttggtgttggtttagcaggcgtttcccaggttttatgctccatcgttccaccctgggacctatactaccctttgaccgctgaatgccaagatggggtCTCAAAAAACCCTGCCTGGACGTGAGAAAACCACATTGGTGAGCCTGGATAGCATATTAACCATCCAATAAGCGCAAAACTATGTCATATATGCAATGTAGGCGTAACTCAACATATGCTTTTCTTTTCTCCTAACACTTTAAAGCACTTTTAGGGCTCTTATTAATTACAGAAAATAAAAGCGCTTTCTTTTCGTCAAATTATGTTCTTTTTTATAGTTTCTTCAAAAACTaactgaaattttaaaatcccATATCAAGCATttactatatatatttttatccaTACTCAATAAAttgtattaaaattaaaagaaagcTTGCTACCCCCGCCATGAAAGGAATGAATATCTCCATGGATATCGAAAAAAGTCCGCCGACACTTGTGCTGGCATAGTtgaatagtaagaccaatgaacCTGCTTCTATCTGGAAGGAAGAACAATTGTTTCGAGGTTCAAATTTAAAACAAGGAATTCTTACCGTTCTTTCAAGGCGGACATCCAACTTATTAAAACCCGAACTTTCAAGCAATATAGATTGTGCCAGTTTCGAAGCTTTTAGCAAACCTTGGGCCGAATTTACCATGACAAAGGCATTAATAAGGCCAGAACACAAATAGACCGGTGATATCCAGTCAAAGTCAGGCGTATTGTAAGTGTGATATGTTATGAACACTCTAAGCACCAAATTAATAAATCCGCTCGCAAGGACGAACAAAATCAGCGATTGATTGAAGTTGTTTATTTTGTCAGCAGCAACGCAAAGTCGAGAATGTATCTCCAGGATTGTATCAATATTGTCACTGAGTGAACACATTTTGGTATCCGGCAGTGAATATTtcaatgaacacatatttattattaaatgttCATTTACAACTTCGAATaggttttcaaaaaggactattGTGAAGTGGAATCCGCACATAAGGACTTCTAGTGTCAGTTGTATATAAACCCAGTAGGCCATAGCAAGCCACGATCTACTGTTGGAAGGATTTGTTACATTTTTCACGAACAACGTCACTAATAATGTTGCTTTGCACAAAGATATTGAATGCTTGATTACTGTTTTGAGTGCAAAGGATTTGAATTTTCCGCTCATATCGATCGTTTCCGTTAGTTCTATGATTTCATTGAATACTAATAACTTATAGTTATGGTTCCACCAATTCGCGACAAGTATGAAAAGTATAACgaaacaataataaatgaaGGGTAGGTAGACCGAGATGATTTCTATTGTAGGCCGTTTATCATTTTGAATCGCAACCCagacatatttgatgaaaagtgtACTCAAAAACATCACCAATCCGAAAACGAAAAGACCCCAAATTACCACCAATTTTGAACGCTTTAATCGAAAATTTTGATGATCGAAAGAATGTGCCAAGATTCCCGAAAATACGTAATATAAAAACATGAACAACAGGAAGGTGTAAGTAATACATTTGAACAGTGCCATTTTCTGAAGTGGTCTACTTGGTGTACTGTAATTTATTCTAATACAGATATTACCTCTCTGATTGCGTAAGAAAATAATTGATGTTCGCCTCCCAAATTAAGAATTCCCCTCAATTAGGTGCATGTGAAAGTAACAACTGTTCAGTACAAACCACAGCCCAGGAGTAGAGTAAACTAAGCACTTACTGAGTATCAGTTCTCTTAATACTTCGATTACTCATTAATTAAGGACAATTATGGAGAGAAGAAAGGGCCAGAATAGTTCGTTACGTAACCATCTCTACACAGAAAATACACTCCTTTTTCCATCGAATAATGAAATGGACCCGCCAAGGAAGCCAATATAATTCACGAAACAAGAAGCGCGTGGCTGGTCTATTAAGCAGGGCATAATGGAATGACTTAGCGCGGGGTAGTTACCTTAATTGCTTGGTTCTCAGCGTTTTTGCGATAATTCTCCGTATTTAATAATGATTTGCAAAAACCGATGATGGTAAAACTCATGCAAAACGGTCAAAGCTTTGTCTGAATGTCATTACAGCAACGAGATTTCTCCAATATACAAATATTTCGTAACATAGAAAAAATCTGCCATTTCCACATCAACTGAGAAAATAACCATCGAAAGgaagcaaaatattccttcctttAACCACAAGAAAAACTGAACCGTAAAAATTCTGAAAACGTGGTACAAACAGGTGACTGATATGAAATATGACCCATACAAGACAATAGACGAGTGCTAGGATCTAGACGAAGTCACGTGTGAGGGAAAACTTCGCACAAAACGTAATAGAGAATCTTATTCACAGAAAGGGGAGAAAACCATGGAAAGTTAAACGAAATCAACCAAATTGAGAAAGTAAGATGGAAAGTTTCCTAGAGCCAAAACCGATTTCCAAGTGTTTCTGCTATTCGAAACGACTTCGCTCGGCAAAGTTCAAGAGAAATTCAAATGCATGTATATGTGAGTGTAGAGGATATTGGATAATTGATATCAGTTCTCAAAGTGGAAGTGGTGAAGCTTATGCAAATTGGAAAACGGATGGAAGCTACTTACTCGGTGGTGTTTGATTCGTGTATAGGTATTTATTAGGCAGAAAGCCCACTGGAAAATTACAAACTATAACTTTACTCACGCGAATACTCTGCAGTTGATTGATCGTTAAGGGAGCAGCTGTTGTCCTGAATTCTAGGGACAAAACTTGCTTATTATTAATCTACAACCATTCCTTTGATCATTTGCGATGAATCCCCACTTTCTGGCCAGCATAGGATAGTCTGAAAATTAGACTAACTGAATCAATCTTTACTGCAACACTAATTAGGAATTATTGAAACctaatgaatatatatatatatatatatgtatacccatacaatgtatacatatataatatatacaagTGTGGCTCCAAGAAGAGAGATAAAAGTATATCCGGGCTGACGGTAGTTAACCACGAGGATGGGGCTATCTCAAAAGCAAaacagaacaagtcgggaaactggaggttgggcacttcaggtatcgAAGGTTTGGGTATTTCttccataaaaatatttgagtggacatttattccatttgtacctgGCACATCATTGTAGTGTCCGCCTCTGTGCGGCAGGTGCAGGCCTTCCTTTGCCTTTTCTAAagacaatcaatcaatcaatctccccttttcttccattttttacaTCCCATACCTTTCGCATTATACTTCTCCCAATTTGCCTTTTCCCTTTTCCAACATCCATCCAACATCaaccatttaaaattttaaaatcaataattttattattttatttaccaGAACCTACCACTTATTACTCCTCCCTAAAAATTCTAAAacacatttatatataataacaaTGTTCGAATATTGCATGATAGGTAAAAAGAGAACATCGACCGCGCATTTAAAATCGACCGGTTTATATATTTCGGAATGCAGACCTAACGGTTGATCTAGCAAAAGCGAATGAGGATAAATTTTTTGCAGAGATCAGCTGAACCGGGAACCGGCTGATTAGAGGGACACCTGATAAGCTGGACCTGGGTCTTCATTTTGTAAGCGAGCGAATACATATCtgaatgaaaggtatttcggatccCATTTACCACATAGTAGCAgcatcgtgatttttttcagatttttcgtttcggtaggttcgagaattgcatcaaaagcctttgcattcacccaaagtcacagtgtggtgtgcaatttcctcagctggaattattgctccctggttttttgaggaaaatgaggtcactatgacagtgaattcggaccggtatataaacatgctacagaattgttttttcccacggctagaaaatttggatttgggggacacttggttccaacaagacggtgcaacagcacacacttcaagagcatcgatggcagTTTTTAGGGGACACTTTCCAGGgcaccttatctcaattagaggcgatttggaatggccggcacgctctcccaatctgtctccttgtgattttttttctatggggttttttgaaatcccgtgtttatgtgaaccgtccaagaaccctacaagatttgaagaccaacatccaagagaaaattgccaacataacacctgctatgctaacaagagtcatgacaaacgccagagatcgttttacgcaatgtatggagaatgggggacgtcacctaacagatttgatcttcaaaacaatgtaaataaaaactttagacatgtacctacattataaaaaataaataaatattttccgatgcatacaatagtttttattgagttttgaaaaaaggaagttatgctgccgcgccCTGTATatatgtcttttatattcgaccAACACTAAGAATCATAAAGGGTGACAGGGGCAGACGACACTAGGCACTActgtaaattttgtatttggGCCTCTCATTGATATGATGTGTCGGTCACAAAGAACATACTTCCGCAGTTCTTGTAGAattcggtttgattcacggtaatTTAAACGAATTCGCGAATCACGAattcggttgtcaagaatgcacttGAAAATTTTCTTAGTATGGGTCAGTAAccagatcggatggtaatttgaatacTTTCCTGAAATATCCTTCTTTCTTTATATTGGAAGGGTTGCGCTTTCTTGCCGTCAGATGGAGGTCTACCCGCCTTAATAACCGAGTTGAAGAACtcgctgagccacagtgttgggtcccagcttttcaattttcagaggtcagatgcgatgtcgtcaagtgTTGTTGCTttacccgatttcattcgttctaTTCCTAGTTCGACTTCAGTCGCATTGACAATTGAGTCCTGAttgttttacgtgagtacccgtTGTTTAGACCTAATTCCGCAGTCTTCTTCAAACATTGATTGACTTTGCCACCACAATCATAGTCTTTCGTGTATGGCTCTACATTCATTCATGCATGCGTAAATTTCTATCGAACCTATGAGTACAACACCCGAGTTCCTGGCCGAAGCCATTTAAGATTAGTTCCCGTGCAGACTAgggtttgatcgccctgattagtcCTTGAAGCATTTGCCTACCGCATTACAACCAGCAAGTTAAATTGAGTACAGCGTTtcctggtgccaccacgtgTTGGctctcttcggccacttggcTTTGATTTGACGACTGTCCTGGCTTCCTCCTCGCCACCGTAGACAGCTGACACTGATGAAATTGCTTTAAATGTTGGCAGTGCTTGTGTAAGTAgaggataaacaaattcttccattgaGATCTGCTCCAAATACTCTCGCCATCTGTCGCAGctcgtcgatcggtaagcattgtaccgttcttgtcattaatgcaacagaattgTTTGGTATCATGTGGGCATTGGTGTCAGCATTTGACAGTCGATACACATTCCTTTCAGCATTCCGTGTTCCCAGTTTATCTTTTTAATAGGCCGCCCGGgtaacagcgaccgctttctttgcttaccAATTGGCATTATTATCAATTTCCAAATAgccagcgttttttttttttgacgagcAACTTGTGCTAAAGGCGTTTCTTCTTATCGATTTTGATTGGAACATCGttattccaaaaccaagtatctaGGTTAATAAACCTGGCTTAGTGACCCCGGGGGTTACAAAAGCCTTTTTGCGGATGGTGTTTTGAATTTGATGCCACAGTTTTTCAGTATTTGTAATAGTTTGgtatcgcataagtgagatcatttattTTTCTCTCATGAAATCGTCACTGTTTAATGTGCAGCAAACCACTGCGCTCCACTCCTCTTTAATCGGTAGCTTGATTCGCTAGACGGCAGGTGCGATAGTATCATGGTGCCGGCGACGTTGAGAAGGGACATTCGTTTGATGAACAGTGTATTCACAATTATAAAATTGTAaatatacgctcgccaccctcattgcgtggtCCCACCCCTTTTCTCTCCCAAatctccatggcacctgttgccgtctgcgtTGTTACCGACATCACCATGAAGGTCACCGGCAATAATAGGATTTCCCCAATTTCCAGCAAAATGAGTACTAAACATTTAGTAAAATTTGCTGagcaaatatcaatatcaaatcaGATCAGAATCTTCCATTTTTCTCAGGTCACTGTTTTCAAGATCTTTCTTCTACAAATCACGAAGTACTTTGGTTTAATTTTCTGCTCGCACTATACTGCTCCCGGATTCCAATCTTCCCGCTTCCCAAATGATCACCTCCTCCCTGGTCCAAACAAAAAATTCGCAAACTCAGTGGCGGTCCCGTCCGGTAAATCTTTGTTCAGACCAAGTGAAAATTCACTCATAACCGACCGTACattcttttaagattttgttttgttatttCCCATCGATAATTTAGGATGAGCTAGATCCTGACATATTGCCTTCAATTGAAGAGTTAATAGaatgactgatggtttcgtccaggacagaggcatcTTATTAGACATTAGTGGCTACAGGTTGCATACCGCCAGAGA includes:
- the LOC119648572 gene encoding putative gustatory receptor 22c, producing MALFKCITYTFLLFMFLYYVFSGILAHSFDHQNFRLKRSKLVVIWGLFVFGLVMFLSTLFIKYVWVAIQNDKRPTIEIISVYLPFIYYCFVILFILVANWWNHNYKLLVFNEIIELTETIDMSGKFKSFALKTVIKHSISLCKATLLVTLFVKNVTNPSNSRSWLAMAYWVYIQLTLEVLMCGFHFTIVLFENLFEVVNEHLIINMCSLKYSLPDTKMCSLSDNIDTILEIHSRLCVAADKINNFNQSLILFVLASGFINLVLRVFITYHTYNTPDFDWISPVYLCSGLINAFVMVNSAQGLLKASKLAQSILLESSGFNKLDVRLERTIEAGSLVLLFNYASTSVGGLFSISMEIFIPFMAGVASFLLILIQFIEYG